CTGGCCGGGGATTTCCGCCGTCACGGCACCCGGCCGGGCAAGGGCCAGCCGGGCCAGCCAGTCGGCCCGCACGACTGGATCCTTCCCGCCGCGCACCAGCAGGACCGGAGGCTTTACCTCGCGGATCCGCTCCTCGAGGCGGTGGTGGATCATCACGGGCAGCGTGGAGAGATACCAGCGCGGCCCGGCACGCAGGTAGTCGGTGACCAGAATGAAGTTGACGGCCGGGGGTTCCACCAGGCAGTCCTGCATCAGCCGCAGGGCCTGCAGCGGGGCGGAGCGCTCGGCGTCGTTAATGGTCGGCCCCAGCAGGACCACCGAGGACGCCGCATCCGGGGCGGCGAGCGCCATTTCCACCACCACCTGGCAGCCCATGGAATGGCCCACCCACTGGGCACCCCGGATGCCGGCGGTATCGAGCGCCTCGGCGGCGATGCGCCCGAAGTCTTCCATCTGCAGTTGCCTGCGCGGCTTCGGGGTGGATCCGAAGCCGGGCAGCTCGAGCGTATGGACGATGGATGTGCGCGCCAGTTCCCAGATCAGCGGGCGGTAGTACCGCTCCGAGGCGCCGATCCCGTGCACCAGGACCACCTCGCTGCGGGTCTCGTGCCAGTCGGGTGTCCCGGCGTCGTCAAAGCGGCGGTAGGTGCGGATGTCCACCTGCGTGTCCCCTACCGTCACGCGCTGGAATCCCGTTCGAGCTTCTGCTGCAGGCACTGTGCCTCTGCTTCCTGTTCCGTCGAGACGCTTGTCGGGACGCTTTAGGGCCAGCGTACCGGGACCCGGGCAGGTTAGGCGATCCTTATTATGAATAACTCAGAATAAGGATAGGATGTTGGACATGAACGGAAACGCAGCTGCAGAGGAAACCACCGCCAGGTGGTCCGATGAGCTGCGCGCCCACGGCCGTCGGGTGACCAAGCAGCGCCTCGCCGTGCTCCGTACCGTCGACACCGCACCGCACTCGGTAGCGGACGACGTCGCGGCCGGCGTCCGCCGGGAACTTCCGGACATTTCCCTGCAGTCCGTCTATGTGATCCTGGCCGACCTCACCGAAACAGGCCTGCTGCGGAAAATCGAAACCCCCGATTCTCCGGCCCGGTACGAGACCCGCGTGAATGACAACCACCACCACGCCATCTGCACCGAATGCGGACGGATCGAGGACGTGGACTGCGCCGTCGGCCACGCTCCCTGCCTCACCCCCGGAAACACACACGGTATGACCATCCAGATTGCGGATGTGCTCTACCGCGGGATCTGCACCGACTGCGCCGCCGCAGCCTCGTAGCCCGCCCCCCAAAGCCTTTCCTCCCTTTTGTCAGCACCAGAGAAAGAACAAGTATGTCCAACTTCACCACCACGCAGACCGGCACCCCGGTAGCGAGCGACGCACACTCGCTGAGCACCGGCGCCGACGGCGCCATCGCCCTTCACGACCGCTACCTGGTCGAGAAGCTGGCACAGTTCAACCGGGAGCGTATTCCGGAGCGCATCGTGCACGCCAAGGGCGGCGGCGCATTCGGTGAGTTCGTTGTCACCGAGGATGTCTCCATGTACACGCGTGCCGCTGTCTTCCAGCCGGGCACCGTCACCGAAACCGTCCAGCGGTTCTCCTCAGTTGCCGGCGAAATGGGTTCGCCCGACACCTGGCGCGACGTGCGCGGCTTCGCCCTGCGTTTCTACAGCACCGAGGGCAACTACGACATCGTCGGCAACAACACTCCGGTGTTCTTCATCCGCGACGGCATCAAGTTCCCGGACTTCATCCACTCGCAGAAGCGCCTTCCGGGTTCCGGCCTGCGCGACGCCGACATGCAGTGGGACTTCTGGACCAACTCCCCCGAGTCCGCCCACCAGGTCACCTACCTCATGGGCGACCGCGGGCTTCCGACGTCGTGGCGTGAAATGCCCGGCTTCGGTTCGCACACCTACCAGTGGATCAATGCCGCCGGCGAGCGCTTCTGGGTGAAGTACCACTTCACGTCCAACCAGGGCAACCATGAAATCACCGGTGCCGAGGCCGAGAAGATTGCCGGCGCCGACGCCGACTACTACCGCCGCGACCTGTACGAGGCCATCGAGGCCGGCAACTTCCCGTCCTGGGACCTGCACGTGCAGGTTATGCCGTACGAAGATGCCAAGACGTACCGGTTCAACCCGTTCGACCTGACCAAGGTCTGGCCGCACGCGGACTACCCGCTGATCAAGGTGGGTACCCACACCCTGAACCGCAACCCGGAAAACTTCTTCGCGCAGATCGAACAGGTTGCCCTGTCCCCCGCGAACCTGGTTCCCGGCATCGACGCCAGCCCGGACAAGATGCTGATGGCCCGCATCTTCTCCTACCCGGACGCCCAGCGTTACCGCATCGGCGCCAACTACAACCAGCTGCCGGTCAACGCACCCAAGGCCCCGGTTAACAACTACTCGCAGGACGGCGCCATGCGCTTCTCCTACAACTCCCCGCAGACTCCGGTCTACGCACCGAACACGCTGGGCGGCCCCGCGGCCGATGCAGCGCTGGCCGGTTCGGGCAGCTGGGAGAACGACGGCGCCCTGGTGCGTGCCGCCGCAACCCTGCATTCCGAGGACAGCGACTTCGTCCAGGCCGGTACCCTGTACCGCGAGGTTTACGACGACGCCGCCAAGCAGCGTTTCCTGGAAACCATCACCGGTGCCATCTCCGGCGTGAAGCGTCCGCATATCCGCGAAGCTGCGATCCAGTACTGGACCAACGTTGACGCGACCCTGGGCGAGAAGCTGCGCCTTTCCCTGGCACAGGGCGAAACCACGGCCAACGAAAAGGCCGAGTTCGTGGGCGTTGCTGAGTAATTTCAGCACCCGCTAAACCAGCAGCGGCCGGTCCCTTCGGGGGCCGGCCGCTGCTGTATGTCCTGCCTCCTACCGGGTAGGCCAGTACCAGATAATCAGCAGCGTCACCAGGAAACCGGTGAGGAAGTTCAGCTTCAGGAACCGTCTCCAGCCGGCATTCGCAGCACCGGACCCGGCGTCGGTGATCCGCAGGAACGGAACCAGGTTAAGGATGTAGGGCAGGGCCAGCAACCCGCCCAGCATCGCCGGCCAGGGAGTCAGCAGCATCAGCAGGCCGGCCGCCAGATAGGCAGCGGCGGCAAGCACCACCACCGGCCGCGCCCCCAGCACCGTGGCAATGGACCCGATGCCCCCTTCCCGGTCCGGCACCACGTCCTGCACGGCACCGAAGGCCTGGCTGGCCATGCCCCAGAGGAAGAACGCCCCCAGGACTGCCCAGAGCTCCGGGGTGAAGACCGCGCCGGCCAGGACCAGTCCGTACACTGCAGGGCTGACGAAGTGGGTGCTCGAGGTCATGGAATCCAGGAAGGGACGTTCCTTGAACCGCAGTCCGGGTGCGCTGTACGCAATGACTGCGAAGACGCTGACTGCCAGCACCAGCCAGGACAGCGGGCTTCCCAGCAGGATCAAGGCCACGAGGAACGGCACATTGGTGATGACCGCTGCCCACAACGTGATGCGGTGGAAACCGCGGTCCAGGACGGCGCCTTCCACTCCCCCCTTGCGCGGATTATGCAGGTCCGACTCGTAGTCGAAAACGTCATTGATGCCGTACATCGCCAGGTTGTAGGGAACCAGGAAGTACAGCGTACCGATGACCCAGGTCAGGTCGATCTGCCCGGTGGTGAGCAGATAGGCGGCGGCGAACGGATACGCGGTGTTCACCCAAGAGAGCGGCCGCGAAGACACCAGCAGCATCCGCAGGGTTCCCGCGGTGGAGGTGGCGGCGGTGCTCACGGTGTTTCCTTAGTGTTCGGCTTGGCGTCTCCCGGCGCGGGGGCACGTCCGGGCAGCAGCATCCAGAGCGCCGGCAGCAGCAGGACGGCCGCCAGCGGGTACGCGAAATCCTCCAGCGGCGCAGCACCGGCAAAGGCTCCGGAAATGCGGTCCTCGTTGTACCAAAAGAGGCCCACGCGGATCATGAGGTTGTCGAAGACGGCGGTCAGTGCCAACAGGACGACGCCGGTGACGGCAGCTGCGGCTGCGAAGTGCCGCGGGCGGTTCCGGCCCAGCAGGGCGGTTGTAAAGATCAGAGCCGCCGGCACGAGGAAGAAGGCATTGAGGGTCCAGTAGGTCACGGCCGGGTCCTCTCGCTCGGCCTGCGGGCCGGGTGCCTGCCGGTCCGGTCGGTGTTTCGTTCGGCGGCCCGTTCGCCGGCCCGATCCGCGACCAGACGCACCAGGCCGAAGAGCACCATGGTCAGGTAGCAAAGGAAGGCCAGGAAAAAGATCTCTTCCACGGGCAGGTGCGGTGCCAAGGTCAGGCCGAGCATAAACGGGGTCTCGCCGCGGTAGAAAATGTCGGAGCCGATGCCGGCCAGGTCCCAGCCGGTGAAGAACAGCACTCCGATGGCCAGCACTGCGGCTGCCCGCCGTGCGTGGGCGAAGAAGAACAGCCGGAACCGGTGGTCGAGCAGCACCATGCAGCCCAGGGACAGCAGCAGGAAAAGCAGGTACAGGACGCCCATTACGCTCCCGCCTCTGCCGACGGCTGCGGGGCCGGGTGCTGTCCGTCAGGAAGCTGGCTTGATGACACCCGTGCACCCCACGGCGCGGGCTCCGGCAGCGCCTCGGTGCCCGTTTCCCCGCGCAGCCGCTTGAGCACGAGTTCCGCGCTGATCAGGCACATGGGCAGTCCGATGCCCGGCAGGGTGGACCCGCCGGCGTAAAGCAGCCCCTCCACTTTCCGGCTGGCATTTGTTCCGCGGAAGAACGCGCTTTGCTTCAGGATGTGCGCCGGTCCCAGCAGGGTTCCGCGCCACGAATTGAGGTCGGCAACGAAGTCCTGCGGGCCCACGGTGCGGCGGATGATGATGCGTTCGGCCAGGTCGGGAATACCGGCCCAGGATGAGAGCTGCTCGATGACCGCGTCGGCCATCTTCTCGATCCGGGGATCCCCTGCGCCGTCGATCCCTCCGGCTCCGAGCGACGGATCCGAAGGTACCGGCACCAGCACAAACAGGTTTTCATGTCCTTCCGGCGCCGCGTCGGGGTCCGTCGCGCTCGGTCGGCAGACGTACAGGGAGGCCGGATCCGGCACCGAGGTGTCCTGACCGAAGATCTTCTCGAAGTTGGCTTCCCAGTCCCGGGTGAACAGCAGGGTGTGGTGTTCCAGCTGCGGCAGTTTCCCCTCCACACCGAGATGCAGCAGCAGCCCGCCGGGGCCGGGGACCCGGTGCTCCCAGTATGCCTCCGGATAGGTCTGCAGCTCCCGGGGCACGAGGGTGGTCTCGGTGTGGTGCAGATCCGCTGCTGAAACCACCAGGTCCGCGTCCAGCGACACCAGTGAGCCGCCGGCATCCCGGTACTCCACGCCCACGGCACGGGGCTTGCGGCGGGGGAAGCGGGCCCGGCCGCTCTTGGCGTTGGCCGGAGCGGAAGTCCTGATCCGGGTGACCTCGGCACCGGTGATGACCCGGCTGCCCTCTGCACGCGCCAGGTCGGAAATGACCGAGACTATCCGGTGGAAGCCGCCCAGGGGATAAAGCACCCCGTCAGCCAGGTCCAGCCGGCTCATCAGGTGGTACATGCTGGGTGTGGTGAACGGCGAGGAGCCCAGGAAAACGGCGGGGTAGCCCAGGATCTGCCGGATCCGCGGATCCGTGAAACGCCGGCCAACGAAGGTGCTCAGCGGTTCCAGCAGCAGCCTGGCAAGCCGGGGGCCGCTGCGCAGGACATCGGGGCGCAGCAGCGGCAGGAACGAGGCAAACGTTGTATACAGGAACCGCTTCTTGGCCATCGCGTAGACCTCTTCGGCGGACTCGAGATATTCCTCGAGCCGGGCTCCGGCACCGGGTTCCAGCGACTCGAACAACGCAATGTTGCCGTCCCGGGTGGCAGCCACGTCCACCGGTTCCGCGGTGTCCTCGAAGAGCACCCGGTACCCCGGATCCAGCCGGACCAGCTCCAACTGCTCGGCAGCGGTGGTGCCCAGCAGCCGAAAGAAGTGGTCGAAGACCTCGGGCATGAGGTACCAGGACGGCCCCGTGTCAAAGCGGAACCCTCCGGTCTCCCAGCTCCCCGCCCGTCCCCCGGTCTCCGGCTGCTTCTCCAGCACCGTGACCTCCAGGCCTTCCCGCGACAGCAGTGCCGCGGTGGCCAGACCGGTAATCCCGCCGCCGATCACGACGGCGGTGCGCGGACGCATGCTCATAGTTGCCTTTCGTTTCCCGGGACAGCTTGGTTTGCGCCGCGGTGCCGGAGCCCGACAGGACCGGCAACCCGGCGGGTCAGAACCGCACGCGTTGCGATGCGGACTTTCACGGGGTTCGGGACCCGCACCCGGGTGGTACGCAGCTGTTCGGCGGGTGTGTTCCGGAGCCTGCGGGCCAATTCACCGAACAGGTCCTGGGCCAGCGCGACGGCGGCCCTGCAGTTTGCCGGCAGCTCCGCCACCGCGGCGCCCGAAACCAGCAGGTCAGCCTCGATGCCGGCCAGGATCCGGTGCTTGTCCGTTTCACTGAACGCTGCCACGGTGATGCCGGGGAAATAGCTGCGTCCCAGGGTCTCGAAGTCCTGGGCAAGATCCCGCAGGAAGTTGACCTTCTGGAACGCTGCCCCCAGCCGTTGGGCGCCCTCGTGCAGCCGCTTGGCCTGGTCATCGGGCAGCGGAACTCCGTCGAGGAAACACCGCAGGCACATCAGCCCGATCACTTCGGCGGAGCCGTAAACGTACTCGTTGAAGCTGGCCTCGGTGTGTTCCACCCGGTCCAGGTCCGCGCGCATCGACGCGAAGAACGGGCGGGTGAGGTCCGTTCCGATGCCGGTTTCCCTCGCCGTCAGCGCGAACGCATGGACCACCAGATTGACGCTGTAGCCGGTGCGCAGGGCACGTTCCGTGTCCGCCTCCAGCTCATCGAGCAGCTCGCCGATCTCCGTGCGGGGCACCAGCGCGGCCGCCGCCACGCCGTCGACAATCTCGTCCGCCAGCCGGACCAGCGCGTAGATGGTTTCAATCTGCAGTCGCGTCCGGGCCGGCAACAGCCGGGAGGCCAGCCCGAAGGACGTCGAGTAGGACCGGATCAGCACGGCCGAAGTCCGGCGCGCGACGGCGTTATAGAGGGGCAGGCCCTGCTCAGCTACCACGGACTACCGCCCCCGGTTCACGGCGTCGTCAACCACTGTCGACAGTGCTGCGCGCAGCCCTGGGGTGACCGCAGGGCAGTCCAGGTGTTGGCGGGCCCGGTCTGCATATTCGCGCACCAGCTGCTGCGCATGGTCCCGGGCACCGGAGGAAACCAACAGTTCCCGGGCGCGGGCGGCATCACGGGCGGTCAGCTCTGGGTTGCCGATCAGGCCCGAGAGTTCTTCCCACTCCGGCTTCTGAGCAACATAGGAGACCAGCACCGTCCGCTTTCCCTCGCGCAGGTCCGAAAAACTGGACTTGCCCGTGGCGCTCTCCGTGCCGAAAACCCCCAGCAGGTCATCCACAACCTGGTAGGCAATCCCGATGTCCCGACCGTAGAGACCGAGGGTGGTTACGACGTCGTCCGGTGCCCCGGCAAGCACCGCCCCGGCCTGCAGCGGCGCTTCGAAGGAATAGACGGCGGTCTTGAGCCGCTCCATGTGCAGGATTTCGGCGATGGGCGGGGCATCAGGGTGGAAGGAAAGGTCGACGTCGATCAGCTCTCCGCCCGCGGATGCGAAGACGGCCTCGTCCAGGATCTCGGCCATCCGTGACCGGAGGCCTGTGTCCACCTCGGCGCTGTCCAGCATGCGGAATGCGCCGGTCAGGGCCAGGTCCCCTGCAATGACCCCGGCGGAGAGCCCGCGGTGCCGGGCTGCGGCTGTTTCAACGCCTGCGGCGGCGGCCAGCTCCCGATAGACGCCGGAAACGTTTTCGTGGCCGCGGCGGGTGAAATCCAGATCGATCACGTCGTCGTGCACAATCAGGGCCGTATGCAGCAGTTCGAATGCGGCGCCTACACTGGCAGCGGCCGCCGTGTCGGTGCCGCCGAGATTCAGGTAAGCCGTCAAGAGGATGCGCGGGCGCACCCGCTTACCTCCGGCAGTCGAGTTTTCCAGTGCCTGCCACAGCGAGAGGTAGCCGGGACCCAGTTTCGCGGCGCGGGCTTTGGCCCGCTCGAAGAACCGGTTCAGAACGGTCTCGACCAGATCCTGGCCGATAGACAAGTCGAGCGGGGGGTGCGTCTGCATAGGTAAAGTAAACACGTATGGGACTAGCGGAAGAAATGACAGACGGCTCAGAACGCGTGGTTCTGGTAGACAATGACGGCCGTCCCGTGGGCACCCGGGACAAGGCCGCCGTGCACACCACTGACACGCCGCTGCACCTGGCGTTCTCCACCCACGTCTTCAATACCCGCGGCTCGTTGCTGGTCACCCGCCGGGCGATGTCCAAGCTGACCTGGCCGGGAGTCTGGACAAATTCCTTCTGCGGCCATCCCGGACCCGGAGAAGCGACGGAGGACGCGGTGAACCGGCGCGCCCGGCGCGAGCTGGGGCTCGAAGTGCGGGACCTGACGCTGCGGCTGCCGGATTTCCGCTACCGTGCCGTGGATGCCTCCGGGATTGTCGAGCATGAGATCTGCCCCGTTTATACGGCCGTGGCCGACGCCGATCCGGTCCCGGCAGCGGACGAGGTCATGGACTGGGAGTGGGCGGATCCGGCGCAGCTTGTTCCGGCGGTTCGGCTGACGCCTTGGGCATTCAGTCCCTGGCTGGTGCTGCAGCTTCCGCTGCTCTACCCCTAGATCCGGCCCGGCCTGTCTGGGGTGGGCGACGGCGTGGGGTCGGCCTGACGGTGTGCGTGCGGACTGACGGCGCGGCAGGCAGGATCGACGGTGTGCGTGCGGACTGACGGCGCGGCAGTCGCTCAGTGTGCCGGTGCTGCGGTTTTGCTGCCCGCGAACCTCCGGCCCCAGCGGACCCAGGGGTATTCCTGGGGCCAGTGCCCGGCCAGGGTGTGGAAGGCCCGCCGGAAGCGCAGGGCCACGTTTGCCCGGCTTTGCACCGCCCGCGGCGCCATCCCTACGGTCAGGTGCGGATCCCGGCGGCAGCGACGGCCTTGGCCAAGATGGAAGCTGAGGCAGACGTCGTCGTGCATCTGCGCATCGCTCCTATGCACCTCGCCGCTGACCGCTTGCCAGGTCCCGGCGCGCAGGGCCAGATTCGAGCCGAAAAACGGCCAGTGGGCCAAAGCTGACCCCATGGCCAGGTAATAGGACCCCAGATACACCCGGGAGAGCAGCAGCGCCGGGAGGCGGGGCATCCCGTAGAAAACACCGGGACCGCTAAGCACTTCCAACTGCGGATCGGCGGCGAAGGCTTCAGCTATGCGCGCAATCCAATCCGGGGGCAGGACGCAATCTGCGTCACATCTCGCAATAATGGCGTCCGCGTCGAGGCCCTGAGCAGCGGCGTCGTACCCGGCACCGGCAGCGGCTGGGATTCCGAGAGCCGGTTCGAAAACCACTCGGGCGCCGAACCGCCGGGCAACCTCTGCGCTGGCATCGCTGCTGTTGTTGTCCACCACCACTATTTCCCGGGGCTGCAGGCTCTGCCCGGCCAGCGACTCCAGGCACGCTTCCAGGAGGGCGGCATCATTGCGGCACGGGATGACCACGGCAACAGCCGGAAGCTCAGAAGGCATGGGCTGAGTTTAGCGTGGAGCCACTGGTTCTCCCGGCCCGTTTCCGATGCCCACTGCCTCCGTCAGTGGTGCCGGGCTACCGTATGAGGATGATCGACGCACTGCTCCGCCCGCCCGAGTCCCGGAAGGCGTACCTGGCTGACGCGGTACGTGCAGTGGGAGTACTCAGTGTCCTGACGGCACTCGTACTGCTCGGACCGGTGGAAACGGCCCTGTTCCTGCTGGTGCTGCTGGGGCTTCTGGTCTCCCGGGCGCTGGCGGTCTTCCCTGATTTTGACGCCGCCTACGGCGTGGTGCTGCTGGCCGCGGCCTGGAGCAGCGTGGCGGACCTCTACGCCCGCATCTCCTGGTGGGATCTCGCCGTCCACTTTGCCACCACCGGTGCGCTGGCCGTGATGGCCTATTTCCTGCTGGTGCAGTTCGGCGCAGTACCTGCAGTCCAGCGCCCGCACCGTCACTCGCCCTCGCTCCCCGTGGTGGTTCCGCTGCTGGTGCTGGCGCTTGGCCTGGGAATGAGTGTCCTCTGGGAAATCGGTGAGTGGTGGGGCCACACGTACGTGGATGCAAGCATCAACGTCGGGTATGCGGACACCATGGGAGATCTGGCTGCCGGAGGGCTGGGCGCGTTGGCGGCCGGCCTGTGCCTGGGTGTTGCCGTCCGCCGGTCCGGTGCGCGGCAGAATGCGCCGGTGCCGCACCGTTCCCGCCGCTAGCCCGGGGCTCGCGCCGCTGGCCCGGGCTCGCCCCGCTGATAGCCGGCTGCGGCCCGGGTTCACGCGCTTGGTAGCCCGTCGCATCCAGGCTTAACTGCGAAGGGCATCCCGGGCAGCGATGGCTGCCCGGGATGCCCTGTACTGCCGGCGGATCACCGCCGGCTGTTCTCGCTAGCGGGAGAGGTACCGCTCGTGCTCGCTGTGGGCGCGGGCTACGGTTTCGCGGATCTCTTCGATGTCCTTGACCTTGTTGCGGTACTTGACGTCCATCTTCAGGATGTCCTGCTCTTCATCGCACAGGGCCTTGTAGACCCGCTCCCGCTCGGCGGGATCTGCGGTGTAGGACAGGTCCAGGTAGGAATCCGCATGGCGCCGCGCGTTGTTCACGGCGGTCATGGCCTTGCCTGCCGGGCTGACCAGGGACGCAACAACGGTCACCAGCAGGACGCCCACAATGACGGAGAGCGAGAGGCCGGTGGTGATCTCGATAACCGGAACGTGCTCGCCGCCGTTGATGAAGGGCAGGGTGTTCTCGTGCAGGGCGTGCAGGACAAGCTTGACGCCGATGAAGGCCAGGATGGTTGCCAGGCCGTAGCTGAGGTAGATCAGGCGGTCGAGCAGTCCATCAATGAGGAAGTAGAGCTGGCGCAGGCCCATCAGGGAGAACGCCGTGGCCGTGAAGACAATGAAGACGTTCTGCGTCAGGCCGAAGATCGCCGGGATTGAGTCGAGCGCGAAGAGGATGTCGGTACCGCCGATGGCCACCATGACCAGCAGCATCGGGGTGAGGACGCGCTTGCCGTTCTCCATGGTGAAGAGCTTGTCGCCGTCGTACGTCTCCGACGTGTGGAAGATTTTGCGGGCGAGCCGAATGATGAAGTTGTTGGCTTCGTCGTCGCCCTCGGTGCTTTCAGGCTTGAGCAGGTTGCCCGCCGTGATCAGCAGGATCAGGCCGAAGAGGTAGAAGACCCAGGAGAAGGAGTTGATCAGCGCGGCACCGAGAAGGATGAACGCGGTACGGGCGATCAGGGAGAAGACGATGCCGAAGAGGAGGACCTTCTGCTGGTCTTCACGCGGAACCCGGAAACTCGCCATGATGATCAGGAAGACAAACAGGTTGTCCACCGAAAGCGCTTTCTCGGTGATGTATCCGGCGAAGTACTCGGTGCCCATCTGGGTTCCGCCAAGGGCCCAAACGACACCGCCGAAAACCACGGCCAGGCCTACGTAAATGGAGGACCAAATGGCCGCTTCCTTCAGCGTAGGGATGTGGGCCTTGCGGATGTGGAAGAAGTAATCAAAGGCCAGAAGGGCCAGGATGACCGCAATGGTCACTCCCCAGACCAAGGGGGAAACAGTCATGGAATCTCTGCTTTCGTAGGGTATGCCGAAGGAGCATAGGTCTCTCCCGCCACCCTGGACAGGCTGGCCGCTGAACCCGGCGGAGCGTCGGTGCTCCACGTGTTGACGGATATCTGCGTTTTGGGATACTCCCCTACGAAGGAATCAGTCTAACAGGGCCAGGTCCGCATCGCAGTCCACGTCCCGCCCATCGGCCAGGTCGGAACAGTCCACGATGTCCAGGAGCTCCGGATGGGCAGCCAGGAACGCACGGGCACCGGAATCCGGATCGACTCCCGGCTTCCCTTCCCCTGCATGTTCAGCCCCTGAATAGCGTGTATCCGGTTCCAGGCTTCGCGCGGCCAGGGAAGCATCGAACAGAACGGGGTGCCCGCGCCGCAACTCCCCATCCGGCCTCCGGTAGCCGGCGGCGGCTATCCTTCCGGGCCGCCCCGAGGCGAGGACACGGGAGACCACGGCCGGGGTCAATCCGGGCTGGTCTACCAGGGCCACAAGGACCGAGGTCTCCGGCTCCCGGGCCAGTGCCGCCAGGATCCCGCAACGGTAACTGGTGCCCATTCCGAGCTCCCACTGTGGATTCACCACCGGTACAGCATCCTGCAGCCGGACCGAGGCCAGAATCTCAGTGCTCCCGGCGCCCAGCACTGCGACCACCTGGGCACACCCTCCGGCCAGCAGCACCTCGACCTGATGCTCGATCAGGGGCCGCCCGCGGAAAGGCAGCAGCGCCTTAGGCCCGCGGCCGAGACGTCTGCCGGCACCGGCAGCCAGCAGGACCGCCGTCGTCGTTCCGGTCATTGGTCCGTCCTCACTCCGCTCCGGACTTAAACAGGCAGCCGCCGCACCCTTGGATGGTGCGACGGCTGAGGTTTCGGGTAATTAGCCTTCACAGTCCTTGCAGTAGGCCAGGCCGTTCTTTTCGACGGCCAGCTGGGAGCGGTGGCGGACCAGGAAGCAGGAGTTGCAGGTGAACTCGTCTTCCTGCGGCGGCACTACGCGGACAAGCAGTTCTTCACCGGACAGGTCTGCGCCGGGCAGTTCAAATCCTTCAGCTGCCTCGGTCTCATCCACGTCAACTACGGCAGACTGCTTGTCACTGCGCCGTGCCTGAAGCTCTTCGATAGAAGCCGGGCCGGCTTCTTCCTCAGTCTTGCGCGGCGCGTCATAATCTGTAGCCATTTTCTCGGCTCACACTCCAAATCCGTAGTTATGTTGTTTCCGGGGCACTCGATACTAGCCGAACATAACGGTTGTACGGTCGCGTACTATTCCCATCGGCCGTTCAGCTGCCGTTTTTCTTTCTCCGGACCCTGGGTGCCCGGACGTTGGTGCCCGGACGTTGCGCGCCCGGACTTTGGTGCCCGGACCTTGGGCGCCCAGCCCCGCGGCGCCGAAAGTGCGCTCGTGCCGGGAAGCCGTCCGGGTCCATTGTGCGGTCCCCGCGCACCCTTTCCTACCCAACGTGCATCCAGCCGTGCAGGTTCCGCTTTTTCGACGGGACTTGTTAACGGTTGAATCCGTTGCGGAGGAACCCAATCGCTTCGGCAAACAGCTGTTCCAGCAGCTTGAGGGACTCCGGCGTGATGGCGCCCTGCGTGCGCCGTTCCCACTGGGCAAAGGCGCTTCGTCCGCAGGTCAGCACTGAACCAACCAGGCAGGAGATGTAGAAGGGATCGGCGGCATCGCCTAATCGCTGCCGGATGGAAGCGACGATGCGCTGTTCTGCCCGGTCCCATGCCTCCAGCTGGAACCGCATCATTTCCGGGTTGTCCTGGGCAAAGGCGTAGAGCTCGGCAGTCACCGCCAGCCGCTCCGGTTCCGCCGGGGAGGTCAGGGCCTCCAGCATGGACTCCACGATGTTTTCGTCCTGCGGACGGGACTCGAAGTGGCCCAGCACGGTTTCCAGGAATCCTTCCATGGCCACCGTGAGCGATGCTTCAGTGCTGGAAAAATAGTTGAAGAAGGTCCTGCGCGAGACACCGGCCCGCTCCGCAATGTCGTC
This genomic stretch from Arthrobacter sp. zg-Y1110 harbors:
- a CDS encoding TetR/AcrR family transcriptional regulator, producing MAAGETAAPSRRELNKSVTRAAIAAAALSLVRSKGPGNFTVDDIAERAGVSRRTFFNYFSSTEASLTVAMEGFLETVLGHFESRPQDENIVESMLEALTSPAEPERLAVTAELYAFAQDNPEMMRFQLEAWDRAEQRIVASIRQRLGDAADPFYISCLVGSVLTCGRSAFAQWERRTQGAITPESLKLLEQLFAEAIGFLRNGFNR